Proteins encoded together in one Undibacterium sp. CCC3.4 window:
- a CDS encoding ABC transporter ATP-binding protein: MNTTKHALVSFRGIQKTYDGENLVVKQLDLDIEQGEFLTLLGPSGSGKTTCLMMLAGFEFATAGEIYLDGQLLNKVPPHKRNIGMVFQNYALFPHMTVGQNVAYPLQVRGMDSVTRSAKVKTALDMVQMGKFIDRYPAQLSGGQQQRIALARALVFDPKLVLMDEPLGALDKQLREHMQLELKALHQRLGLTFVYVTHDQSEALTMSDRVAVFDQGIVQQLAVVDRLYEYPENQFVAGFIGDNNRLRASVRTVQGDLLELLLPDGSTLWGSNANAAVPGQAVVACIRPERIRLISTLGSFANVLKATVKDLIYFGDHVRVRCAISQQEDFFIKLTLSDPALSGLSEGRPVWLELDPERLRVFL; encoded by the coding sequence ATGAATACGACAAAACACGCGCTGGTTTCATTTCGTGGCATACAAAAAACTTACGATGGCGAGAATCTGGTCGTCAAACAGCTCGATCTCGATATCGAGCAGGGTGAGTTCTTGACCTTGCTCGGGCCTTCGGGTTCGGGCAAGACCACTTGTTTGATGATGCTGGCCGGTTTCGAGTTCGCCACCGCCGGCGAGATTTATCTCGATGGCCAGTTACTCAATAAAGTCCCTCCGCATAAGCGCAATATCGGCATGGTGTTTCAGAATTACGCCTTGTTTCCGCATATGACAGTGGGGCAGAACGTGGCGTATCCCTTGCAGGTGCGCGGCATGGACAGTGTCACCCGCAGCGCCAAGGTGAAAACCGCGCTCGATATGGTACAGATGGGGAAATTCATCGATCGCTATCCGGCCCAATTGTCCGGCGGCCAGCAGCAGCGCATCGCGCTCGCACGTGCGCTGGTGTTCGATCCGAAATTAGTGTTGATGGATGAACCGCTCGGTGCGCTCGACAAGCAATTGCGTGAGCATATGCAGTTGGAATTGAAGGCCTTGCATCAACGCTTGGGTTTGACCTTTGTGTATGTCACGCATGATCAAAGCGAGGCACTGACCATGTCGGATCGCGTGGCGGTATTTGACCAAGGCATCGTGCAGCAATTGGCGGTGGTCGATCGTTTGTATGAATATCCGGAAAATCAGTTTGTCGCCGGTTTTATCGGTGACAACAACCGTCTGCGCGCCAGCGTGCGCACGGTGCAAGGCGACTTGCTTGAATTGCTGCTGCCCGATGGGTCCACTTTGTGGGGCAGTAATGCCAACGCAGCGGTGCCAGGACAGGCCGTGGTGGCTTGCATCCGTCCGGAACGGATACGTTTGATCAGCACACTGGGTAGTTTTGCGAATGTACTCAAGGCTACGGTCAAAGATTTGATTTACTTCGGTGACCATGTACGCGTGCGTTGCGCGATTTCTCAACAAGAAGACTTTTTCATCAAACTGACCCTCAGCGATCCGGCCTTGTCGGGTCTGTCTGAAGGTCGGCCGGTATGGTTGGAGTTGGACCCCGAACGTTTGCGCGTTTTTTTATAA
- a CDS encoding PLP-dependent aminotransferase family protein codes for MRIASLPDFLLQRIDRENGGPVNRQIYQVIRSAILSGMLPAGLQLPSSRDLSQELHMSRNTVTYAYEQLIAEGYLETRHGAGSFVADTQPNNLGVHHQHEHSAETKQRGNRPGLSERGQSLLSHAGVSDLQWGAFMPGVPDVTRFPNKIWSRLQNKVWRRSRAQLLTYGQAGGYLPLRVAIADYLRVVRSVNCTPEQILITTGIHQSIDLITRMLGEYGDRAWLEDPCYWGTRSVLQSQGIQPVAIPVDAEGLCPRPEDLWQAPRFIVVTPSHQYPLGTVMSLSRRRLLLEYAASAQSWIIEDDYDSEFRYGSRPLASLQGMDSNQRVLYMGTFTKTLFPGLRVGFLVAPTHIAAGLATAHSELYRGGQMFTQAILAEFMQEGYFTAHIRRMRVLYAERLDLLQQAIASHFGDQLPTLGGEAGLHLAVQLPAQCDDMAISQAARAIGLVARPLSRYYMHAATAKPGLLLGYACVPSEEIIPAFDRLAAIIKQHWPGQAD; via the coding sequence TTGCGTATCGCCTCTTTACCTGATTTTTTGCTGCAGCGCATAGACCGAGAAAACGGCGGCCCAGTCAACCGCCAGATATATCAAGTGATACGCAGCGCGATTTTGTCGGGCATGCTACCGGCAGGATTGCAATTACCGTCTTCGCGCGACCTCTCGCAAGAACTGCATATGTCGCGCAATACCGTCACCTATGCATACGAGCAATTGATCGCCGAAGGCTATCTGGAAACCCGTCATGGGGCCGGTAGTTTTGTTGCAGATACACAACCAAATAATCTCGGCGTCCATCACCAGCACGAACACAGTGCGGAAACCAAACAGCGTGGCAACCGGCCTGGCTTATCGGAACGTGGGCAATCCTTGCTCTCGCATGCCGGCGTCAGCGATTTACAATGGGGTGCTTTCATGCCCGGGGTGCCCGATGTGACGCGCTTTCCGAATAAAATCTGGAGTCGTTTGCAAAACAAGGTATGGCGTCGCTCACGGGCTCAATTGCTGACCTATGGTCAAGCCGGTGGTTATTTACCGCTGCGCGTGGCCATCGCCGATTATCTGCGCGTAGTCCGCTCGGTCAACTGCACGCCCGAACAGATACTGATCACCACCGGCATCCACCAATCGATCGACCTCATCACGCGCATGCTGGGCGAATACGGTGACCGTGCTTGGCTCGAAGATCCCTGTTACTGGGGCACACGCAGTGTCTTGCAATCACAAGGCATACAGCCGGTGGCCATTCCGGTCGATGCCGAAGGCCTGTGTCCGCGCCCGGAAGATTTATGGCAAGCACCACGCTTCATCGTCGTCACGCCTTCGCATCAATATCCGCTCGGCACCGTCATGAGCCTGTCGCGCCGCCGCCTGCTGCTCGAATATGCTGCCAGCGCCCAGAGTTGGATCATCGAAGATGATTACGACAGTGAATTTCGCTATGGCAGTCGGCCGCTGGCCAGCCTGCAAGGCATGGATAGCAATCAGCGCGTGCTCTATATGGGAACATTTACGAAAACCTTGTTTCCCGGCTTACGGGTCGGCTTTCTGGTGGCACCGACCCACATCGCCGCCGGCTTGGCGACGGCGCACTCGGAACTATATCGTGGCGGGCAAATGTTTACTCAGGCAATACTGGCCGAGTTCATGCAAGAAGGCTATTTCACCGCGCATATACGGCGCATGCGTGTGCTGTATGCCGAACGTTTGGATTTATTACAGCAAGCGATCGCCAGTCATTTCGGCGACCAATTACCTACTCTGGGCGGCGAAGCCGGCCTGCATCTGGCCGTACAATTACCAGCCCAGTGTGACGATATGGCCATCAGCCAAGCGGCGCGCGCCATCGGCCTCGTGGCACGGCCCCTGTCGCGCTATTACATGCATGCCGCCACCGCCAAGCCCGGGCTCTTGCTCGGCTATGCCTGTGTTCCCAGCGAAGAAATCATCCCGGCTTTTGATCGCTTGGCAGCGATTATCAAGCAGCATTGGCCCGGTCAAGCGGATTGA
- a CDS encoding ABC transporter permease — protein MTIALSVKQISAPPLPLPSERAKLKRELRAAQLKKKLMALTLIAPLAVFLLIIFIVPIAVLLVRGVENPEVAGSLPTTLQTLADWDRQSLPTAPSFAALVADLSVVKASGNGGTLARRINSEIPGARSIVMSTLRALPLHDEQGAPLAGEQIKPALIALHEEWGQLDYWQVIAKNSHFYSPYYVLASLDMKQDGQGHIVPVEQEQAVYLKIFSRTFFISLVVSLCCLALAFPLAYCLSLMNERRANLLMILVLIPFWTSILVRVAAWIVLLQSEGLVNKTLMAAGLIQSPFELLFNRFGVIVSMTHILLPFMILPLYSVMKAIPVTYMRAAISLGSHPFAAFWRVYVPQTIPGVAAGSLLVFILALGYYITPALLGGPNEQMVSYYVAYFTNVTINWGMACALGSLLLAATLVLYAVYQRFTQTAASQ, from the coding sequence ATGACCATCGCATTGTCTGTCAAGCAGATCTCCGCGCCGCCGTTGCCGCTGCCATCCGAGCGGGCCAAGCTCAAGCGTGAATTACGCGCTGCGCAACTGAAAAAGAAACTGATGGCGCTGACGCTGATAGCGCCGCTGGCAGTATTTTTATTGATTATTTTTATCGTACCGATCGCAGTTTTGTTGGTGCGCGGAGTGGAAAATCCTGAGGTCGCCGGCAGCTTGCCGACTACCTTGCAAACCCTGGCCGACTGGGATAGACAGTCGCTGCCGACAGCACCGAGTTTTGCCGCGCTGGTGGCTGATCTGAGCGTGGTCAAAGCGAGCGGTAACGGCGGCACACTGGCGCGTCGTATCAATTCAGAAATTCCCGGCGCCCGTTCGATAGTCATGAGTACGCTGCGCGCCTTACCCTTGCATGATGAGCAGGGCGCGCCACTGGCGGGCGAGCAAATCAAACCGGCCCTGATTGCCTTGCATGAAGAATGGGGGCAACTCGACTATTGGCAAGTGATCGCCAAGAACAGTCATTTTTATTCACCGTATTACGTGCTGGCCTCCTTGGATATGAAGCAGGATGGCCAAGGCCATATCGTGCCGGTCGAGCAGGAACAAGCCGTATATCTGAAGATTTTTTCACGTACCTTTTTCATCAGTCTGGTGGTCAGTTTGTGTTGTCTGGCGCTGGCTTTTCCGCTGGCCTATTGCTTGTCTTTGATGAACGAACGGCGTGCCAATCTGTTGATGATCTTGGTGCTCATTCCATTCTGGACTTCAATCTTGGTACGGGTCGCGGCCTGGATCGTGTTGCTGCAGTCTGAGGGCTTGGTCAACAAGACCTTAATGGCCGCCGGCTTGATACAGTCGCCGTTTGAATTACTGTTCAACCGCTTCGGTGTGATTGTATCGATGACGCATATTCTGCTGCCGTTCATGATACTGCCACTCTACAGCGTGATGAAAGCGATTCCGGTCACCTATATGCGTGCCGCTATTTCGCTCGGCAGTCATCCGTTCGCCGCCTTCTGGCGCGTGTATGTGCCGCAGACTATACCGGGTGTGGCGGCCGGCAGCCTGTTGGTATTCATACTCGCGCTCGGCTACTACATCACCCCGGCTTTACTGGGTGGCCCGAACGAGCAAATGGTCAGTTACTACGTCGCGTATTTTACGAATGTGACAATTAATTGGGGCATGGCGTGCGCGCTCGGCAGTTTATTGCTGGCGGCAACGCTGGTGTTATATGCGGTGTATCAGCGCTTCACTCAAACGGCAGCCAGCCAGTAA
- the gabT gene encoding 4-aminobutyrate--2-oxoglutarate transaminase has product MSSPNKTNRDLQQRKDAATPRGVGVMCQFYAAHAQNAEIWDVEGRRYIDFAAGIAVLNTGHRHPRLVAAMEEQLGKFTHTCYQIVPYESYVTLAEQINQITPGTHAKKTAFFSTGAEAVENAIKIARAATGRSAVIAFSGAFHGRTMMGMALTGKVAPYKLGFGPLPAEVFHVPFPVALHGVDSDAAIAAIHSLFKVDVDPKRVAAILIEPVQGEGGFYAAPPELMRALRALCDEHGMLLIADEVQTGFARTGKMFAMEHYDVLPDLMTMAKSLAGGMPLAAVCGRSELMDAPAPGGLGGTYAGNPLAIASALAVLEVIREEALCERAQVLGDRLQAHLQALRVAVPQIAEVRGLGGMVAVEFHDPKTAKPDAEFTKKFQMRALEAGLLLLSCGTYGNVIRFLFPLTISDALMEEALAILSATLTAA; this is encoded by the coding sequence ATGTCCAGCCCGAACAAAACCAATCGTGATTTGCAACAAAGAAAAGATGCCGCCACGCCGCGAGGCGTCGGTGTGATGTGTCAATTTTATGCCGCCCATGCGCAGAATGCTGAAATCTGGGATGTTGAAGGTCGTCGCTATATCGATTTCGCTGCCGGCATTGCGGTCTTGAATACCGGTCATCGTCACCCGCGTCTGGTCGCCGCCATGGAGGAACAACTCGGCAAATTCACGCATACCTGTTACCAGATCGTGCCCTACGAAAGCTATGTCACGCTGGCTGAACAGATCAATCAGATCACGCCGGGCACGCATGCCAAGAAAACGGCGTTTTTTTCCACTGGTGCCGAAGCGGTGGAAAACGCCATCAAGATTGCCCGTGCCGCGACCGGTCGTAGTGCGGTGATCGCTTTTTCCGGTGCCTTTCACGGCCGCACCATGATGGGCATGGCGCTGACCGGTAAAGTGGCCCCCTACAAACTCGGTTTCGGCCCGTTACCGGCAGAAGTGTTCCATGTGCCATTTCCGGTGGCCTTGCACGGCGTCGACAGTGACGCGGCGATCGCGGCGATTCACTCTTTGTTCAAGGTCGATGTCGATCCGAAACGGGTAGCGGCAATCCTCATCGAGCCGGTCCAGGGTGAGGGTGGTTTCTATGCCGCGCCGCCGGAGCTCATGCGTGCGTTGCGAGCCTTATGTGATGAACACGGCATGCTGCTTATTGCCGATGAAGTACAGACTGGTTTTGCTCGTACCGGCAAAATGTTCGCCATGGAGCATTACGACGTGCTGCCCGATTTGATGACCATGGCCAAAAGCCTGGCCGGTGGTATGCCGTTGGCGGCTGTCTGCGGTCGTAGCGAACTCATGGATGCGCCGGCACCCGGTGGTCTCGGTGGTACCTATGCCGGTAATCCTTTGGCGATCGCTTCAGCTTTAGCGGTGTTGGAAGTGATACGCGAAGAAGCTTTATGCGAACGTGCGCAAGTACTTGGCGATCGTTTGCAAGCGCATTTGCAAGCCTTGCGTGTGGCCGTGCCGCAGATTGCCGAAGTGCGCGGACTTGGTGGTATGGTAGCGGTAGAATTTCACGACCCGAAAACGGCGAAGCCTGATGCCGAGTTCACTAAAAAATTCCAGATGCGTGCCCTCGAAGCCGGTTTGCTGTTGCTGAGCTGCGGCACTTATGGCAATGTGATTCGCTTCCTGTTCCCATTGACCATCAGTGATGCACTCATGGAGGAAGCCTTGGCCATCTTGAGCGCGACCCTGACGGCAGCTTGA
- a CDS encoding ABC transporter substrate-binding protein produces MHHVIKPALLSLALSSCFAHAAEITVVNFGGANGNAQKAAYVEPFQKASGNKIVTVEYNGEMAKIKAMVEARKVNWDVVEVESGDIGRACEEGLLEKIDIARFGKASDFLPEALHECGIGAFVWSTVLAYNADKFKTAPQGWADFWDTKKFPGKRGMRKGARYNLEFALMADGVPTKDVYKVLATKAGVDRAFKKLDALKANIQWWEAGAQPPQFLVAGDVVMSTAFNGRIDSAQREGKNLKITWSGSIFDLDYWTIPKGSANKETAEKFIAFALSADAQKNYAQKIAYGPVNLQATKMLDAKTLADLPTSPANSKDSIQQNLKFWTDHGEDLEQRFAAWAAR; encoded by the coding sequence ATGCACCATGTAATCAAACCTGCCTTGCTGTCGCTGGCCTTATCATCTTGTTTTGCGCACGCGGCTGAGATCACCGTCGTCAATTTCGGCGGCGCGAATGGCAATGCCCAAAAAGCGGCGTATGTCGAACCGTTTCAAAAAGCCAGCGGAAATAAAATCGTCACTGTTGAATACAACGGTGAGATGGCAAAAATCAAAGCCATGGTGGAAGCGCGTAAGGTAAATTGGGATGTGGTTGAAGTGGAGTCCGGTGACATCGGCCGCGCCTGCGAAGAAGGTTTGTTGGAAAAAATCGATATCGCCCGCTTCGGCAAAGCCAGCGATTTTTTACCGGAAGCCTTGCATGAGTGTGGTATCGGCGCCTTCGTCTGGTCGACCGTCTTGGCGTATAACGCCGATAAATTCAAAACCGCACCGCAGGGTTGGGCCGATTTTTGGGATACCAAAAAATTTCCCGGCAAGCGCGGCATGCGCAAGGGCGCTCGCTACAATCTCGAATTCGCTTTGATGGCCGATGGCGTGCCGACCAAGGATGTATATAAGGTCTTGGCGACCAAGGCTGGGGTTGATCGCGCTTTCAAAAAGCTCGACGCACTTAAAGCCAACATTCAATGGTGGGAAGCCGGCGCCCAGCCGCCGCAATTTTTAGTCGCCGGCGATGTGGTGATGAGTACGGCCTTCAATGGTCGCATCGATTCGGCACAGCGGGAAGGAAAAAATCTCAAGATCACTTGGTCCGGCAGTATTTTTGATCTGGATTATTGGACCATCCCTAAAGGTTCAGCCAATAAAGAAACCGCGGAAAAATTCATCGCCTTTGCCTTGTCGGCCGATGCACAGAAAAACTATGCGCAAAAAATTGCCTATGGTCCGGTAAATCTGCAAGCGACCAAAATGCTCGACGCGAAAACTTTGGCCGATCTGCCGACTTCGCCGGCCAATTCCAAGGATTCAATTCAGCAAAATCTGAAATTCTGGACCGATCACGGTGAAGATTTGGAACAACGCTTTGCCGCTTGGGCTGCGCGCTGA
- a CDS encoding ABC transporter permease, which yields MKLTLPLFPPYVSVLERVWFFMLRSTNALTLLFLVLPILVIIPLSFSDSSFLSYPIPGYSLRWYQNLFASEEWMRALKNSFIVAPAATVIATVLGTLAAVGLNKADFGGKALLMAVLISPMVVPVVVVGVGMYLFFAKIGLADSYIGLILAHAALGAPFVVTTVSATLQGFNQNLVRASLSLGAGPLQTFFRITLPVIAPGLIAGALFAFATSFDEVVITLFIAGPAQTTLPRQMFTGIRENISPTIAALATILILFSTALLLALEWLRGRSKAAAKF from the coding sequence ATGAAATTGACTCTTCCCTTATTTCCCCCGTATGTGTCGGTGCTCGAACGCGTGTGGTTTTTTATGTTACGCTCTACCAATGCTCTGACCTTACTGTTTTTGGTATTGCCCATCTTAGTCATCATTCCGCTGTCGTTTTCCGATAGCAGTTTTCTGTCATATCCGATACCCGGTTATTCGTTGCGCTGGTATCAGAATCTGTTTGCCTCAGAAGAATGGATGCGGGCTTTGAAAAACAGTTTCATCGTCGCGCCGGCCGCCACCGTGATTGCTACCGTGCTCGGTACTCTCGCTGCAGTCGGTTTGAACAAGGCCGATTTCGGCGGCAAGGCACTGTTGATGGCCGTGCTGATTTCGCCGATGGTGGTGCCGGTGGTGGTGGTCGGGGTCGGGATGTACCTGTTCTTTGCCAAGATTGGTTTAGCCGATAGCTACATTGGCTTGATATTGGCCCATGCCGCGCTCGGTGCACCATTCGTGGTGACCACGGTGTCGGCCACGCTGCAGGGCTTCAACCAGAATCTGGTACGGGCCAGTCTGAGTCTCGGTGCCGGACCGTTGCAGACGTTTTTCCGCATCACCTTACCGGTGATCGCGCCAGGCTTGATCGCCGGTGCCTTGTTCGCCTTCGCCACTTCTTTCGATGAAGTGGTGATCACCTTATTCATCGCCGGTCCTGCGCAAACCACTTTACCGCGGCAAATGTTTACCGGTATTCGCGAAAATATCAGCCCGACCATCGCCGCCTTGGCCACCATACTGATCCTGTTTTCCACTGCTTTACTGTTGGCGCTTGAATGGCTGCGCGGACGCAGCAAAGCCGCTGCCAAATTTTAA
- a CDS encoding NAD-dependent succinate-semialdehyde dehydrogenase has product MLPLNDPSLFRQQAYLDGVWCDADDGSTIAVTNPATGALLGHVPHMGTAETARAIAAAARAWRAWREKTAKERSAILRRWNDLMLANSEDLALIMTAEQGKPLAESRGEITYAASFIEWFAEEAKRVCGDTLASPWSDRRLIVQKEPIGVCAAITPWNFPAAMITRKVGPALAAGCPIVVKPAEATPFSALALAELGQRAGLPAGVLSVITGAAAEIGAEMCRNPVVRKLSFTGSTAVGQLLMQQCAPTIKKLSLELGGNAPFIVFEDADLDAAVEGALASKYRNAGQTCVCANRFYVHSTVYEAFAEKLAAAVAQLVPGDGMQAGVNQGPLIDQKAVAKIEAHIADAIAHGGRVLTGGARHALGLSFFEPTVIVDASASCRVAREESFGPLAVLFRFSSDEEVVALANDSEFGLASYFYARDIGRIWRVAEALESGMVGVNTGIISNEVAPFGGVKQSGLGREGSHYGMDDYLVIKYICLGGL; this is encoded by the coding sequence ATGTTACCTTTGAACGATCCTAGCTTATTCCGCCAACAAGCCTATCTCGATGGCGTCTGGTGCGATGCCGACGATGGCAGCACCATCGCCGTCACCAATCCGGCCACCGGTGCCTTGCTCGGCCACGTGCCACACATGGGAACGGCCGAAACGGCACGCGCCATCGCTGCCGCCGCCCGTGCCTGGCGCGCGTGGCGGGAAAAAACCGCCAAAGAACGCAGCGCGATTCTGCGCCGTTGGAACGATCTGATGCTGGCTAACAGCGAGGATCTGGCGCTGATCATGACGGCCGAGCAGGGCAAGCCGCTGGCCGAATCGCGTGGCGAAATCACGTATGCCGCCAGTTTCATAGAATGGTTTGCCGAAGAAGCCAAGCGCGTCTGTGGCGACACCTTGGCTTCGCCGTGGAGCGATCGCCGCTTGATCGTGCAGAAAGAACCGATCGGCGTCTGCGCGGCGATCACGCCGTGGAATTTTCCGGCAGCGATGATCACTCGCAAAGTGGGCCCGGCGCTGGCGGCCGGCTGTCCGATTGTAGTCAAACCGGCCGAAGCAACGCCGTTCTCGGCCTTGGCCTTGGCCGAGCTCGGCCAGCGTGCCGGTTTGCCGGCTGGGGTCTTGAGTGTGATTACCGGTGCCGCGGCCGAAATCGGTGCCGAAATGTGCCGCAATCCGGTGGTGCGCAAGCTTAGCTTTACCGGTTCCACCGCGGTCGGGCAATTGTTGATGCAGCAATGCGCGCCGACCATCAAGAAACTCTCGCTCGAACTCGGTGGTAATGCCCCGTTCATCGTCTTCGAGGATGCTGATCTCGATGCCGCGGTTGAGGGGGCGCTGGCCTCGAAGTATCGCAATGCCGGGCAAACTTGTGTGTGTGCGAATCGCTTCTATGTGCATAGCACCGTGTACGAGGCTTTTGCCGAAAAACTGGCGGCAGCGGTGGCGCAGTTGGTGCCAGGTGATGGCATGCAGGCCGGTGTCAATCAGGGCCCGCTGATCGACCAAAAAGCGGTCGCCAAGATCGAAGCCCATATTGCTGACGCTATTGCCCACGGCGGACGCGTGCTCACTGGCGGCGCGCGCCATGCCTTGGGCTTGAGCTTCTTCGAACCTACCGTGATCGTCGATGCCAGTGCCAGTTGCCGCGTGGCGCGTGAAGAGAGTTTCGGGCCACTGGCGGTGTTGTTCCGCTTCAGCAGTGATGAGGAAGTGGTGGCCTTGGCCAATGACAGCGAATTCGGTTTAGCCAGCTACTTTTATGCGCGCGATATCGGCCGTATCTGGCGCGTCGCCGAGGCGCTGGAAAGCGGCATGGTTGGCGTCAATACCGGCATCATTTCGAATGAAGTGGCACCGTTCGGCGGCGTCAAGCAATCGGGCTTGGGACGCGAAGGCTCGCACTACGGTATGGATGATTACTTGGTCATCAAATACATTTGTCTGGGTGGTTTGTAA
- a CDS encoding ParB/RepB/Spo0J family partition protein yields MKRSGLSTKKAPATNTLDMLNNMDTSIESGIGALLDLDDIDPDPRQPRSSFRPVDGQIDGDVLLALQDLADDIAVNSLIQPIVVRKDTERYTIIAGERRWRAFRLNREQGVLNSEQIPAIIRQDLTASKLRLAQLAENLQRSDLSDIETAVYIQELLEDYPDLRKKDIGQLVHKKSSGSGSQYVSRILAMLDPKWADVVKTGIIPFASLLEQYRPLPDAQREELKNLAQSENRALTSGDIRAAKLRVNSSMPMVDISSEHPSSHAAIDPEFARQISQFIEESKPPREDYRPKLSSSDSVSGVKPSQIKDFGGDALIPAGIAALNSSMYERREARFTLQQLEKLLLRGGLTNKVHQVSVMLPVEELKTALTSIGGVVPEDDSHLVMKLLERINQLPHC; encoded by the coding sequence ATGAAACGTAGTGGACTATCAACTAAAAAAGCGCCTGCGACAAATACCTTGGATATGTTGAACAATATGGATACATCGATCGAATCAGGCATAGGTGCTCTACTTGACTTGGACGATATTGACCCTGATCCAAGGCAACCTCGTTCGTCTTTTCGTCCGGTTGACGGCCAAATTGACGGCGATGTTTTATTGGCATTGCAAGATTTGGCAGATGATATCGCCGTTAATTCGCTTATTCAGCCTATCGTGGTGCGGAAAGACACTGAGCGCTACACCATCATTGCTGGTGAACGACGCTGGCGTGCGTTTCGTTTGAATCGTGAACAGGGGGTTCTTAATTCTGAACAGATACCTGCCATTATTCGGCAAGATTTGACAGCTTCTAAATTGCGCTTGGCACAGTTGGCGGAAAATTTACAACGCAGTGATTTGAGTGATATTGAAACTGCTGTGTACATTCAGGAATTATTAGAAGATTACCCTGATCTGCGCAAAAAAGATATTGGACAATTGGTTCATAAAAAGAGTTCTGGAAGTGGCAGCCAGTACGTTTCTCGCATTTTGGCGATGCTCGATCCGAAATGGGCAGATGTGGTAAAAACCGGCATTATTCCTTTTGCATCGTTGTTAGAGCAATATCGGCCTCTGCCAGATGCGCAGCGTGAAGAATTAAAAAATCTCGCGCAGAGTGAGAACCGTGCTTTAACTTCAGGTGATATCCGTGCTGCGAAGTTAAGAGTTAATTCTTCTATGCCGATGGTCGATATAAGTAGTGAACATCCTTCGTCTCATGCAGCAATTGATCCCGAATTTGCCAGACAAATAAGTCAGTTCATAGAGGAGTCTAAGCCCCCTAGGGAAGATTACCGGCCAAAATTGAGTTCAAGCGATTCTGTTTCAGGTGTAAAACCATCACAAATTAAAGATTTTGGTGGTGATGCGCTGATTCCTGCTGGAATTGCAGCGTTGAATTCTTCCATGTACGAGCGCCGTGAAGCACGATTTACATTACAACAACTTGAAAAACTGCTATTGCGCGGAGGATTGACGAATAAGGTTCATCAAGTATCGGTCATGTTGCCTGTAGAAGAACTGAAAACAGCACTTACAAGTATTGGTGGTGTTGTTCCAGAGGATGATAGCCATTTGGTGATGAAATTACTTGAGCGTATTAATCAACTGCCACATTGTTGA